AAGGCTATCGGCCTGGCCGTCGCCCGGAGATGAACGGACCGATGGAGGCGTCTGATGCAGAAGCCATGCACGGCGCCGGGAACTTGACGCACAATAAGGACGATGCGCTCCATCTCCATGCCAGGGCACAAAGGAGGCACACGGACAAATGCTAGTGTTCTGGTGGAGGCGGTGAATACGGGCCAAAATCGCACCAGACTAGCCGACCAGATCCTCAGTGCATACAGTATGATCGGATCCACAAAGCCATAGGCTGGTTCAACAACGAAGACGAACGAATAGAAAGGTGGAAAACATGCAGATGAAGACGGTGGTGGGGTGGACAAATCTGCCAGGCACTAGCTAACAAGGCCCCCTCTCTCTCGGCACCCGGCCGGTGAGAGCGCCGGCGACGGAGAGCGAAATCCTCCCAGACTTTGGATCAAGAGAAACAAGATAAATGCTGCGAGGGCATGAAATAGCTGTTAGTcgttgaattcttactcttggcagtagctgaattcttactctcatcgagagataATAACACTAGGAGTTAGAATAATTTTCtgatttatttctcacacaaatgcccATACCAACGTGAGAGGTTGGGGATACATacttataggctgctagccagccaagcatatgccaagcatatgccaagatgctagatgctaatatgctgtcctaaaaTAGATATTGTCttagatgctaagatgttgttctagccagtcaaggatgctgttcttgatgggcagcaagaccaccataCAGCCACTAGGACCAtatgctgcagccccacaaagaccagccaacacatagacttatcccatcattcttcccctaagtcttgtgcgtcgtctcgtgggaaagttgaaccatttCGATCCTGGAGCAAAGCTCAaagaacttgatcctcccaagaggcttggtaagcagatccgcaagctggtccttggtgttgatgtagcttgtcttgatgctcccttcctccaaacaacctcggataaagtggtacctcacccgaaTATGCTTACTCCGTTTATGGAAAACGAGGTTCTTTACTAGGGCCAGAGAGGACTTGCTGTccatcctgagctccaccgctctagtgtctctaccgaggagatcaccaaacagtcgagcgagccaaagcgtctgagtcgaagcggtggaggccgctatgtactcggcctcgcagctggacagggccaccacctgctgcttgaccgactgtcagttaacgaggcacttgccgaggaggaagatgatcccattcgtgctcttgctggtgttgaTGTcgtcggcgtggtcgctgtcgctgtacccgacgaagtgtgccgccccagggcacctagggtagtagaggccgtggtcgagagttcCCGTAACGTAGCGGATAATCCTCTTCACAGCTTGCCGGTGCTCCgttgtcggtcgctgcatgaaccgactaacgtagccgacggagaatgtcaagtccggccgtgtgtgggcgaggtagcgaaggctccccacaagacgccggtactgcgtagcgtc
Above is a genomic segment from Miscanthus floridulus cultivar M001 chromosome 3, ASM1932011v1, whole genome shotgun sequence containing:
- the LOC136544006 gene encoding secreted RxLR effector protein 161-like, giving the protein MDFEQIPHKTAIYRRGSGGNALLVDVYVDDVDDFGITFRQTAYAKRVVELAGLTDYNPALTPMEERLKLTCDNTTKEVDATQYRRLVGSLRYLAHTRPDLTFSVGYVSRFMQRPTTEHRQAVKRIIRYVTGTLDHGLYYPRCPGAAHFVGYSDSDHADDINTSKSTNGIIFLLGKCLVN